In Pseudomonas fluorescens, the following are encoded in one genomic region:
- a CDS encoding MEKHLA domain-containing protein encodes MSPINEYATAIELLDESYRHWTGEHLPAPQSLTGLERLHWLHAHAPYSLLAHGTEDDPLFFYANEQALACFKYPRPEFLGMPSRFSASPLDRAVRQTLLEQVTAHGIAHGYSGYRVDRQGNAFMIHEGKVWTLIDQHGGRVGQAALFWPDAERVGQLGC; translated from the coding sequence ATGTCACCAATCAACGAATACGCCACGGCCATCGAACTGCTGGACGAGTCTTATCGGCACTGGACCGGTGAACACCTGCCAGCCCCGCAGTCGCTGACCGGGCTTGAACGCCTGCACTGGCTGCACGCCCACGCGCCCTACAGCTTGCTGGCCCACGGCACTGAAGACGACCCTCTGTTCTTTTACGCCAATGAACAGGCGCTGGCCTGCTTCAAGTACCCGCGCCCGGAATTTCTGGGCATGCCCTCACGGTTCAGCGCCTCGCCACTGGACCGCGCGGTGCGCCAGACCCTGCTGGAACAGGTCACGGCCCATGGCATTGCCCACGGTTACAGCGGCTATCGGGTGGATCGGCAGGGTAATGCCTTCATGATTCATGAAGGCAAGGTGTGGACGCTGATCGATCAACACGGTGGGCGGGTGGGGCAGGCGGCGTTGTTCTGGCCGGATGCAGAGCGTGTCGGGCAGTTGGGGTGTTGA
- a CDS encoding sensor domain-containing diguanylate cyclase: MILLWTSVILGSTTLSLIVTLVWRERSLQKRLAEYRAIINNLPESQSIHQDGDAERFKRSQYFARIGTWDWDVDTDRLYWSDAIFGMFGFKIGEVTPSYALFCSCVHPDDRPRVRAGELRCLETGENHDEEYRVVWPDGTIRWLRETGNVVKNDHDETVKMMGVVRDITEEKASANYLKHLAHYDPLTGLPNRLVLEERLSEALELARTSATRVALVFVDLNGFKAINDRYGHAAGDRVLVTTATRLKRILRGTDTVARIGGDEFVVILQGLPQGKSLQDEARTICQKILVELSPPVTIGNDQRHIGTSLGVAVFPDHAPSIDRLLHIADLAMYEAKRSGNNQYRLGTESVVRAHG; encoded by the coding sequence ATGATCCTGCTCTGGACCAGCGTCATCCTTGGTTCAACGACGCTCAGCCTGATCGTCACGCTGGTCTGGCGCGAACGCTCGCTGCAAAAGCGACTGGCGGAATATCGCGCGATCATCAACAACCTGCCCGAAAGCCAGAGCATCCACCAGGATGGCGACGCCGAACGCTTCAAACGCAGCCAGTACTTTGCCCGCATCGGCACCTGGGATTGGGATGTCGACACCGACCGGTTGTATTGGTCAGATGCCATTTTCGGCATGTTCGGCTTCAAGATCGGCGAAGTGACGCCCTCTTACGCCCTGTTCTGCTCCTGCGTGCATCCGGATGATCGGCCCAGAGTTCGGGCCGGCGAACTGCGTTGCCTGGAAACCGGCGAAAACCATGACGAGGAATACCGCGTGGTCTGGCCCGACGGAACGATCCGCTGGCTGCGCGAAACCGGCAACGTGGTCAAGAATGACCACGACGAAACGGTCAAGATGATGGGCGTGGTACGCGACATCACCGAAGAAAAGGCCTCGGCCAACTACCTCAAGCACCTGGCCCATTACGACCCGTTGACCGGCCTGCCCAATCGCCTGGTGCTCGAAGAGCGCCTGTCCGAAGCGCTGGAGCTAGCGCGCACCAGTGCCACGCGGGTGGCGTTGGTGTTTGTCGACCTCAATGGTTTCAAGGCCATCAACGACCGCTATGGTCATGCGGCCGGCGACCGCGTGCTGGTCACGACCGCCACGCGGCTCAAGCGCATTCTGCGCGGCACCGACACCGTCGCCCGGATCGGCGGCGACGAATTCGTGGTCATCCTCCAGGGCCTGCCCCAGGGCAAAAGCCTGCAAGACGAAGCGCGCACCATCTGCCAGAAAATCCTCGTCGAACTCTCCCCGCCCGTCACCATCGGCAACGACCAGCGCCACATCGGCACCAGCCTCGGCGTCGCCGTGTTCCCCGATCATGCGCCGAGCATTGACCGCCTACTGCACATTGCCGACCTGGCGATGTATGAGGCCAAGCGCAGCGGGAACAATCAGTATCGGCTGGGCACCGAGAGCGTGGTGCGGGCACATGGCTAG
- a CDS encoding branched-chain amino acid aminotransferase, translating into MGNESINWDKLGFDYIKTDKRYLSYFRNGEWDKGTLTEDNVLHISEGSTALHYGQQCFEGMKAYRCKDGSINLFRPDQNALRMQRSCARLLMPQVETEQFIEACKAVVRANERFIPPYGTGGALYLRPFVIGVGDNIGVRTAPEFIFSIFCIPVGAYFKGGLTPHNFQISSYDRAAPQGTGAAKVGGNYAASLMPGSKAKKAHFADAIYLDPMTHTKIEEVGSANFFGITHDNKFVTPNSPSVLPGITRLSLIELAKTRLGLEVIEGDVFIDKLSDFKEAGACGTAAVITPIGGIDYNDHLHVFHSETEVGPVTQKLYKELTGVQTGDIEAPAGWIVKV; encoded by the coding sequence ATGGGTAACGAAAGCATTAATTGGGACAAGCTGGGTTTTGACTACATCAAGACCGACAAGCGCTATCTGTCGTACTTTCGCAATGGCGAGTGGGACAAAGGCACCCTGACCGAAGATAACGTGCTGCACATCAGTGAAGGCTCCACAGCCCTTCACTATGGCCAGCAATGCTTCGAAGGCATGAAGGCCTATCGTTGCAAGGACGGCTCGATCAACCTGTTCCGCCCGGACCAGAACGCCCTGCGCATGCAGCGCAGCTGCGCCCGCCTGCTGATGCCGCAGGTGGAAACCGAGCAGTTCATCGAAGCCTGCAAGGCAGTGGTCCGTGCCAACGAGCGTTTCATTCCGCCGTACGGCACCGGCGGCGCGCTGTACCTGCGTCCGTTCGTGATCGGCGTGGGTGACAACATCGGCGTGCGTACCGCCCCCGAGTTCATCTTCTCGATCTTCTGCATTCCGGTCGGCGCCTACTTCAAGGGCGGCCTGACCCCGCACAACTTCCAGATTTCCAGCTACGACCGCGCCGCGCCACAAGGCACCGGTGCCGCCAAGGTCGGTGGCAACTACGCCGCCAGCCTGATGCCGGGCTCCAAGGCCAAGAAAGCCCACTTCGCCGACGCCATCTACCTGGATCCGATGACCCACACCAAGATCGAGGAAGTCGGTTCGGCCAACTTCTTCGGGATCACCCACGACAACAAGTTCGTGACCCCGAACTCGCCATCGGTACTGCCGGGCATCACCCGTCTGTCGCTGATCGAGTTGGCCAAGACCCGTCTGGGCCTGGAAGTGATCGAAGGCGACGTGTTCATCGACAAGCTCTCCGACTTCAAGGAAGCCGGTGCTTGCGGTACTGCGGCGGTGATCACGCCGATCGGCGGCATCGACTACAACGACCACCTGCACGTGTTCCACAGCGAAACCGAAGTCGGCCCGGTCACCCAGAAGCTCTACAAAGAGCTGACCGGCGTGCAAACCGGCGACATCGAAGCGCCAGCGGGCTGGATCGTCAAGGTTTGA
- a CDS encoding metalloregulator ArsR/SmtB family transcription factor: protein MSAEQHDIGVSQVAAAIAEPARTKILCSLMDGHARTSTELAAVAEVSASTASAHLAKLKELALVRLHVQGRHRYYSLADKRVAQALEALMVIGQNTAPSFQSRTPDRLQFARTCYDHMAGTLAVLLHDRMLEAGWLEETDEQAYRLSDSGTAMFQGLGIEVQDLSTLRRRFACPCLDWSMRRPHLGGSLGAALLQTALKRKWVTQDLDSRALALTALGRKEFGRRFGIELPLVVEGNVKVSQMTAGSVEFGNIR, encoded by the coding sequence ATGAGCGCAGAACAACACGACATCGGCGTCTCGCAGGTGGCGGCAGCCATCGCTGAGCCTGCGCGGACGAAAATCCTCTGTTCGCTGATGGACGGCCACGCCCGCACCAGCACCGAACTGGCGGCGGTGGCCGAAGTCAGCGCGTCGACCGCCAGTGCCCACCTGGCCAAACTCAAGGAACTGGCGCTGGTGCGGTTGCACGTCCAGGGGCGTCATCGCTATTACAGCCTGGCGGACAAACGCGTGGCCCAGGCCCTGGAGGCACTGATGGTGATCGGCCAGAACACCGCGCCGAGCTTTCAGTCTCGGACCCCGGATCGCCTGCAATTTGCCCGCACCTGCTACGACCACATGGCGGGAACCCTGGCCGTGCTGTTGCATGACCGGATGCTTGAGGCGGGCTGGCTTGAGGAAACCGACGAACAGGCCTATCGCTTGAGCGACAGCGGTACGGCAATGTTTCAAGGACTCGGGATCGAGGTACAGGACTTGAGCACCTTGCGCCGCCGCTTTGCCTGCCCGTGCCTGGACTGGAGCATGCGCCGGCCACATCTGGGCGGGTCGCTGGGGGCGGCGTTGCTGCAAACGGCGCTCAAGCGCAAGTGGGTGACCCAGGATCTGGACAGTCGGGCGTTGGCATTGACGGCGTTGGGGCGCAAGGAGTTTGGAAGGCGGTTTGGAATCGAATTGCCGCTGGTGGTTGAGGGTAATGTCAAAGTTTCGCAAATGACGGCAGGTTCGGTGGAGTTCGGGAACATTCGCTGA
- a CDS encoding cytochrome P450 produces MDPIIAATHADPYPYYAQLRANGGLAFHPGLNLWVASSARAVAAVLAHPDCHVRPAQEPIPRTIADGMAGQVFGQLMRMNEGERQRCPRSAIAPGLELIDAREVEALVSARLITADTAGLYNAMFRGPVCVVAALLGFTPAQGRAISELTADFVACLSPLSDAAQLAAAHAAAEQLSGYCIELLDDPHNHSPLLVGIRQRFACGAPQTLIANLIGLFSQTFEATAGLIGNAVLALIQHPSLRSESTPVEDLLAEVQRFDPPVQNTRRFVAAPCEIDGVRLNAADVILVLLASANRDPQLNDNPDTFLLDRPNRRSFTFGAGRHQCPGQRLALSIAGATLKQFLAMGPALEQLKWQYRPSTNGRIALFRD; encoded by the coding sequence ATGGACCCGATCATCGCTGCGACCCATGCCGATCCTTATCCCTACTACGCACAACTGCGTGCCAACGGTGGGCTGGCTTTTCATCCAGGGCTGAACCTGTGGGTGGCCAGCAGCGCCCGGGCGGTGGCCGCCGTGCTGGCGCATCCCGATTGCCACGTTCGACCGGCGCAGGAGCCAATCCCCAGGACGATTGCCGACGGCATGGCCGGCCAGGTGTTCGGCCAATTGATGCGCATGAATGAAGGTGAACGCCAGCGTTGCCCACGGTCGGCGATTGCGCCGGGGCTGGAGTTGATCGATGCGCGGGAAGTCGAGGCCCTGGTCAGCGCCCGATTGATAACTGCGGATACCGCTGGCCTGTACAACGCCATGTTTCGTGGGCCGGTGTGCGTGGTGGCGGCGTTGCTGGGGTTCACCCCGGCCCAGGGCCGCGCCATCAGCGAATTGACGGCGGATTTCGTCGCCTGCCTGTCGCCCTTGAGTGACGCAGCACAATTGGCCGCCGCCCACGCTGCCGCCGAGCAATTGAGCGGTTACTGCATCGAATTGCTCGATGATCCGCACAACCACAGCCCTTTGCTTGTGGGCATCCGCCAGCGCTTCGCCTGCGGCGCACCGCAAACCCTGATCGCCAACCTGATCGGCCTGTTCTCCCAGACCTTCGAGGCCACTGCCGGGCTGATCGGCAACGCCGTGCTGGCTTTGATTCAACACCCGTCGTTGCGCAGCGAATCAACCCCTGTCGAAGACCTGCTGGCCGAAGTGCAGCGCTTCGACCCACCGGTACAGAACACCCGTCGCTTCGTCGCCGCCCCCTGCGAGATTGACGGCGTGAGGCTGAACGCCGCAGACGTGATCCTGGTGCTGCTGGCCTCAGCCAATCGCGACCCGCAGCTCAACGACAACCCCGACACCTTCCTGCTCGACCGCCCGAACCGGCGCAGCTTCACCTTTGGTGCAGGGCGTCATCAATGTCCGGGGCAACGCCTGGCGTTGAGCATTGCCGGCGCCACGCTCAAGCAGTTTCTGGCAATGGGGCCGGCACTGGAGCAGCTGAAATGGCAATACCGCCCATCCACGAATGGACGGATTGCGCTGTTCCGTGATTGA
- the dmeF gene encoding CDF family Co(II)/Ni(II) efflux transporter DmeF, whose protein sequence is MKQTPQASRFAHDHVFLGASHDENARRTLWVVALTFVMMIGEIAAGYITGSMALLADGFHMATHAGALGIAAAAYGFARRNANNARYSFGTGKVGDLAGFASAMVLGLVAIGIAAESVYRLFQPTTVAFTEATVIAVVGLAVNIVSAFLLAGDHGHHGHDHGHSHDHGHHHHHDNNLRSAYVHVLADALTSVLAIAALLAGSYLGWVWLDPVMGVVGAIVIAKWAVGLMRDSAAVLLDVTDTQVADEIRELLESSDDVRISDLHVWQVGPQARAAIVSVVAAANVSADTIRERLAPVHELSHLTVEYRTV, encoded by the coding sequence ATGAAACAGACACCCCAGGCTTCGCGTTTCGCTCACGATCATGTATTTCTCGGCGCATCCCATGATGAAAACGCCCGACGCACCTTATGGGTGGTGGCGCTGACGTTTGTGATGATGATTGGCGAAATTGCCGCCGGTTACATCACCGGTTCCATGGCGCTGCTGGCCGATGGTTTTCACATGGCCACCCATGCCGGGGCCTTGGGCATCGCGGCGGCGGCCTATGGGTTCGCACGGCGCAATGCCAATAACGCGCGTTACAGCTTCGGCACCGGCAAGGTCGGGGATCTCGCCGGTTTTGCCTCGGCCATGGTGCTGGGGCTGGTGGCGATCGGCATTGCCGCTGAATCCGTTTATCGCCTGTTTCAGCCAACGACGGTGGCATTCACCGAAGCAACGGTGATTGCGGTGGTGGGGCTGGCGGTGAACATTGTCAGTGCCTTTTTGTTGGCGGGCGACCACGGTCATCATGGCCACGATCACGGACACAGCCATGACCACGGCCATCATCACCATCACGACAACAACCTGCGCTCGGCCTATGTCCATGTGTTGGCCGACGCCTTGACCTCGGTGCTGGCGATTGCCGCATTGCTGGCCGGGAGCTATCTGGGGTGGGTGTGGCTTGACCCGGTGATGGGCGTCGTGGGCGCTATCGTGATCGCGAAATGGGCCGTTGGATTGATGCGTGACAGCGCTGCGGTGTTGCTCGATGTCACGGATACACAGGTTGCCGATGAAATCCGTGAGCTGCTGGAGTCATCGGACGATGTGCGTATCAGCGATCTGCATGTCTGGCAGGTCGGCCCCCAGGCGCGGGCCGCGATTGTCAGCGTTGTGGCCGCGGCCAATGTCAGTGCCGACACCATTCGCGAACGCCTGGCGCCGGTCCATGAACTGTCTCACCTGACCGTCGAATACCGCACGGTTTGA
- a CDS encoding metal/formaldehyde-sensitive transcriptional repressor — MSHIHEHKDDLIKRVRRIAGQVEAVERALESDADCAKTLHLVAAIRGAVNGLLEQFIDAHAREHVAHPGLSDEERAQGVEDLLLAIRRYAK; from the coding sequence ATGTCGCACATTCACGAACACAAGGATGACTTGATCAAGCGGGTGAGACGGATTGCCGGGCAGGTGGAAGCGGTGGAGCGAGCGCTTGAGTCCGATGCCGATTGCGCCAAGACCCTGCACCTGGTCGCCGCCATCCGGGGCGCGGTCAATGGTCTGCTGGAGCAGTTCATCGACGCCCATGCCCGCGAGCACGTGGCCCATCCAGGCCTGAGCGATGAAGAGCGCGCCCAGGGCGTGGAAGACTTGTTGCTGGCCATCCGTCGTTACGCCAAGTAG
- a CDS encoding FKBP-type peptidyl-prolyl cis-trans isomerase, with protein MNDELQVIDLQAGDGKAAIKGALITTQYRGWLEDGSEFDSSYSRGKPFQCVIGTGRVIKGWDQGIIGMQVGGKRKLLVPAHLAYGERTMGKITPNSNLIFEIELLEVLTRDD; from the coding sequence ATGAATGACGAGCTTCAGGTAATCGATCTACAGGCGGGTGACGGAAAAGCCGCCATCAAAGGCGCACTGATCACCACCCAGTACCGTGGCTGGCTGGAGGATGGCAGCGAATTCGATTCTTCCTACAGCCGTGGCAAACCCTTCCAGTGCGTGATCGGCACCGGGCGGGTTATCAAGGGCTGGGACCAGGGCATCATCGGCATGCAGGTCGGTGGCAAGCGCAAGTTGCTGGTGCCGGCGCACCTGGCCTATGGCGAACGCACCATGGGCAAGATCACGCCGAATTCGAACCTGATCTTCGAAATTGAATTGCTGGAAGTGCTGACGCGGGATGATTGA